Proteins from one Phocoena sinus isolate mPhoSin1 chromosome 8, mPhoSin1.pri, whole genome shotgun sequence genomic window:
- the YIF1A gene encoding protein YIF1A isoform X2 — MAYHSGYGAHGSKHRARAAPDPPPLFDDTSGGYSSQPGGYPAPGADVAFNVNHLIGDPVANMAMAYGGSIASHGKDMVHKELHRFVSVNKLKYFFAVDTAYVAKKLGLLVFPYTHQNWEVQYSRDVPLPPRQDLNAPDLYIPTMAFITYVLLAGMALGIQKRFSPEVLGLCASTALVWVVMEVLALLLGIYLATVRSDLSTFHLLAYSGYKYVGMILSILTGLLFGSDGYYVALAWTSSALMYFILQPSPLFQVRSLRTAALGPDSMGGPAPRQRLQLYLTLGAAAFQPLMIYWLTFHLVR, encoded by the exons ATGGCTTATCACTCGGGCTACGGAGCCCACG GCTCCAAGCACAGGGCCCGGGCAGCTCCGGATCCCCCTCCCCTCTTCGATGACACAAGCGGTGGTTACTCCAGCCAGCCGGGGGGATACCCAGCCCCAGGAGCCGACGTGGCCTTCAATGTCAACCACTTGATTGGGGACCCAGTGGCCAACATGGCTATGGCCTATGGCGGCTCCATCGCATCCCATGGGAAGGACATGGTGCACAAGGAG ctgCACCGTTTTGTGTCTGTGAACAAACTCAAGTATTTTTTCGCTGTGGACACAGCCTATGTGGCCAAGAAGCTAGGGCTACTGGTTTTCCCCTACACACACCAG aaCTGGGAAGTGCAGTACAGTCGTGATGTGCCTTTGCCTCCGCGGCAAGACCTCAACGCCCCCGACCTCTATATCCCCA CAATGGCCTTCATCACCTACGTGCTGCTGGCTGGGATGGCGCTGGGCATTCAGAAAAG GTTCTCCCCAGAGGTGCtgggcctgtgtgcaagcacagcaCTGGTGTGGGTTGTGATGGAGGTGCTAGCTCTGCTCCTGGGCATCTACCTGGCCACCGTGCGCAGCGACCTGAGCACCTTCCACCTGCTGGCCTACAGCGGCTACAAATATGTGGG GATGATCCTCAGCATTCTCACGGGCCTGCTCTTCGGCAGCGATGGCTACTACGTGGCGCTGGCCTGGACTTCATCCGCGCTCATGTACTTCATC CTTCAGCCCTCTCCTTTATTCCAGGTGCGCTCTTTGCGAACAGCAGCCCTGGGCCCCGACAGCATGGGGGGCCCGGCCCCCCGGCAACGTCTCCAGCTCTACCTGACTCTGGGAGCTGCAGCCTTTCAGCCCCTCATGATATACTGGCTGACCTTCCACCTGGTCCGGTGA
- the YIF1A gene encoding protein YIF1A isoform X7 produces the protein MAYHSGYGAHGSKHRARAAPDPPPLFDDTSGGYSSQPGGYPAPGADVAFNVNHLIGDPVANMAMAYGGSIASHGKDMVHKELHRFVSVNKLKYFFAVDTAYVAKKLGLLVFPYTHQNWEVQYSRDVPLPPRQDLNAPDLYIPTMAFITYVLLAGMALGIQKRMILSILTGLLFGSDGYYVALAWTSSALMYFIVRSLRTAALGPDSMGGPAPRQRLQLYLTLGAAAFQPLMIYWLTFHLVR, from the exons ATGGCTTATCACTCGGGCTACGGAGCCCACG GCTCCAAGCACAGGGCCCGGGCAGCTCCGGATCCCCCTCCCCTCTTCGATGACACAAGCGGTGGTTACTCCAGCCAGCCGGGGGGATACCCAGCCCCAGGAGCCGACGTGGCCTTCAATGTCAACCACTTGATTGGGGACCCAGTGGCCAACATGGCTATGGCCTATGGCGGCTCCATCGCATCCCATGGGAAGGACATGGTGCACAAGGAG ctgCACCGTTTTGTGTCTGTGAACAAACTCAAGTATTTTTTCGCTGTGGACACAGCCTATGTGGCCAAGAAGCTAGGGCTACTGGTTTTCCCCTACACACACCAG aaCTGGGAAGTGCAGTACAGTCGTGATGTGCCTTTGCCTCCGCGGCAAGACCTCAACGCCCCCGACCTCTATATCCCCA CAATGGCCTTCATCACCTACGTGCTGCTGGCTGGGATGGCGCTGGGCATTCAGAAAAG GATGATCCTCAGCATTCTCACGGGCCTGCTCTTCGGCAGCGATGGCTACTACGTGGCGCTGGCCTGGACTTCATCCGCGCTCATGTACTTCATC GTGCGCTCTTTGCGAACAGCAGCCCTGGGCCCCGACAGCATGGGGGGCCCGGCCCCCCGGCAACGTCTCCAGCTCTACCTGACTCTGGGAGCTGCAGCCTTTCAGCCCCTCATGATATACTGGCTGACCTTCCACCTGGTCCGGTGA
- the YIF1A gene encoding protein YIF1A isoform X3: MLGIPVTYSGTYKPTGSKHRARAAPDPPPLFDDTSGGYSSQPGGYPAPGADVAFNVNHLIGDPVANMAMAYGGSIASHGKDMVHKELHRFVSVNKLKYFFAVDTAYVAKKLGLLVFPYTHQNWEVQYSRDVPLPPRQDLNAPDLYIPTMAFITYVLLAGMALGIQKRFSPEVLGLCASTALVWVVMEVLALLLGIYLATVRSDLSTFHLLAYSGYKYVGMILSILTGLLFGSDGYYVALAWTSSALMYFIVRSLRTAALGPDSMGGPAPRQRLQLYLTLGAAAFQPLMIYWLTFHLVR, translated from the exons ATGCTTGGTATTCCTGTCACCTACTCTGGTACCTACAAACCCACAGGCTCCAAGCACAGGGCCCGGGCAGCTCCGGATCCCCCTCCCCTCTTCGATGACACAAGCGGTGGTTACTCCAGCCAGCCGGGGGGATACCCAGCCCCAGGAGCCGACGTGGCCTTCAATGTCAACCACTTGATTGGGGACCCAGTGGCCAACATGGCTATGGCCTATGGCGGCTCCATCGCATCCCATGGGAAGGACATGGTGCACAAGGAG ctgCACCGTTTTGTGTCTGTGAACAAACTCAAGTATTTTTTCGCTGTGGACACAGCCTATGTGGCCAAGAAGCTAGGGCTACTGGTTTTCCCCTACACACACCAG aaCTGGGAAGTGCAGTACAGTCGTGATGTGCCTTTGCCTCCGCGGCAAGACCTCAACGCCCCCGACCTCTATATCCCCA CAATGGCCTTCATCACCTACGTGCTGCTGGCTGGGATGGCGCTGGGCATTCAGAAAAG GTTCTCCCCAGAGGTGCtgggcctgtgtgcaagcacagcaCTGGTGTGGGTTGTGATGGAGGTGCTAGCTCTGCTCCTGGGCATCTACCTGGCCACCGTGCGCAGCGACCTGAGCACCTTCCACCTGCTGGCCTACAGCGGCTACAAATATGTGGG GATGATCCTCAGCATTCTCACGGGCCTGCTCTTCGGCAGCGATGGCTACTACGTGGCGCTGGCCTGGACTTCATCCGCGCTCATGTACTTCATC GTGCGCTCTTTGCGAACAGCAGCCCTGGGCCCCGACAGCATGGGGGGCCCGGCCCCCCGGCAACGTCTCCAGCTCTACCTGACTCTGGGAGCTGCAGCCTTTCAGCCCCTCATGATATACTGGCTGACCTTCCACCTGGTCCGGTGA
- the YIF1A gene encoding protein YIF1A isoform X4, which produces MAYHSGYGAHGSKHRARAAPDPPPLFDDTSGGYSSQPGGYPAPGADVAFNVNHLIGDPVANMAMAYGGSIASHGKDMVHKELHRFVSVNKLKYFFAVDTAYVAKKLGLLVFPYTHQNWEVQYSRDVPLPPRQDLNAPDLYIPTMAFITYVLLAGMALGIQKRFSPEVLGLCASTALVWVVMEVLALLLGIYLATVRSDLSTFHLLAYSGYKYVGMILSILTGLLFGSDGYYVALAWTSSALMYFIVRSLRTAALGPDSMGGPAPRQRLQLYLTLGAAAFQPLMIYWLTFHLVR; this is translated from the exons ATGGCTTATCACTCGGGCTACGGAGCCCACG GCTCCAAGCACAGGGCCCGGGCAGCTCCGGATCCCCCTCCCCTCTTCGATGACACAAGCGGTGGTTACTCCAGCCAGCCGGGGGGATACCCAGCCCCAGGAGCCGACGTGGCCTTCAATGTCAACCACTTGATTGGGGACCCAGTGGCCAACATGGCTATGGCCTATGGCGGCTCCATCGCATCCCATGGGAAGGACATGGTGCACAAGGAG ctgCACCGTTTTGTGTCTGTGAACAAACTCAAGTATTTTTTCGCTGTGGACACAGCCTATGTGGCCAAGAAGCTAGGGCTACTGGTTTTCCCCTACACACACCAG aaCTGGGAAGTGCAGTACAGTCGTGATGTGCCTTTGCCTCCGCGGCAAGACCTCAACGCCCCCGACCTCTATATCCCCA CAATGGCCTTCATCACCTACGTGCTGCTGGCTGGGATGGCGCTGGGCATTCAGAAAAG GTTCTCCCCAGAGGTGCtgggcctgtgtgcaagcacagcaCTGGTGTGGGTTGTGATGGAGGTGCTAGCTCTGCTCCTGGGCATCTACCTGGCCACCGTGCGCAGCGACCTGAGCACCTTCCACCTGCTGGCCTACAGCGGCTACAAATATGTGGG GATGATCCTCAGCATTCTCACGGGCCTGCTCTTCGGCAGCGATGGCTACTACGTGGCGCTGGCCTGGACTTCATCCGCGCTCATGTACTTCATC GTGCGCTCTTTGCGAACAGCAGCCCTGGGCCCCGACAGCATGGGGGGCCCGGCCCCCCGGCAACGTCTCCAGCTCTACCTGACTCTGGGAGCTGCAGCCTTTCAGCCCCTCATGATATACTGGCTGACCTTCCACCTGGTCCGGTGA
- the YIF1A gene encoding protein YIF1A isoform X6 — MLGIPVTYSGTYKPTGSKHRARAAPDPPPLFDDTSGGYSSQPGGYPAPGADVAFNVNHLIGDPVANMAMAYGGSIASHGKDMVHKELHRFVSVNKLKYFFAVDTAYVAKKLGLLVFPYTHQNWEVQYSRDVPLPPRQDLNAPDLYIPTMAFITYVLLAGMALGIQKRMILSILTGLLFGSDGYYVALAWTSSALMYFIVRSLRTAALGPDSMGGPAPRQRLQLYLTLGAAAFQPLMIYWLTFHLVR; from the exons ATGCTTGGTATTCCTGTCACCTACTCTGGTACCTACAAACCCACAGGCTCCAAGCACAGGGCCCGGGCAGCTCCGGATCCCCCTCCCCTCTTCGATGACACAAGCGGTGGTTACTCCAGCCAGCCGGGGGGATACCCAGCCCCAGGAGCCGACGTGGCCTTCAATGTCAACCACTTGATTGGGGACCCAGTGGCCAACATGGCTATGGCCTATGGCGGCTCCATCGCATCCCATGGGAAGGACATGGTGCACAAGGAG ctgCACCGTTTTGTGTCTGTGAACAAACTCAAGTATTTTTTCGCTGTGGACACAGCCTATGTGGCCAAGAAGCTAGGGCTACTGGTTTTCCCCTACACACACCAG aaCTGGGAAGTGCAGTACAGTCGTGATGTGCCTTTGCCTCCGCGGCAAGACCTCAACGCCCCCGACCTCTATATCCCCA CAATGGCCTTCATCACCTACGTGCTGCTGGCTGGGATGGCGCTGGGCATTCAGAAAAG GATGATCCTCAGCATTCTCACGGGCCTGCTCTTCGGCAGCGATGGCTACTACGTGGCGCTGGCCTGGACTTCATCCGCGCTCATGTACTTCATC GTGCGCTCTTTGCGAACAGCAGCCCTGGGCCCCGACAGCATGGGGGGCCCGGCCCCCCGGCAACGTCTCCAGCTCTACCTGACTCTGGGAGCTGCAGCCTTTCAGCCCCTCATGATATACTGGCTGACCTTCCACCTGGTCCGGTGA
- the YIF1A gene encoding protein YIF1A isoform X5, with the protein MLGIPVTYSGTYKPTGSKHRARAAPDPPPLFDDTSGGYSSQPGGYPAPGADVAFNVNHLIGDPVANMAMAYGGSIASHGKDMVHKELHRFVSVNKLKYFFAVDTAYVAKKLGLLVFPYTHQNWEVQYSRDVPLPPRQDLNAPDLYIPTMAFITYVLLAGMALGIQKRMILSILTGLLFGSDGYYVALAWTSSALMYFILQPSPLFQVRSLRTAALGPDSMGGPAPRQRLQLYLTLGAAAFQPLMIYWLTFHLVR; encoded by the exons ATGCTTGGTATTCCTGTCACCTACTCTGGTACCTACAAACCCACAGGCTCCAAGCACAGGGCCCGGGCAGCTCCGGATCCCCCTCCCCTCTTCGATGACACAAGCGGTGGTTACTCCAGCCAGCCGGGGGGATACCCAGCCCCAGGAGCCGACGTGGCCTTCAATGTCAACCACTTGATTGGGGACCCAGTGGCCAACATGGCTATGGCCTATGGCGGCTCCATCGCATCCCATGGGAAGGACATGGTGCACAAGGAG ctgCACCGTTTTGTGTCTGTGAACAAACTCAAGTATTTTTTCGCTGTGGACACAGCCTATGTGGCCAAGAAGCTAGGGCTACTGGTTTTCCCCTACACACACCAG aaCTGGGAAGTGCAGTACAGTCGTGATGTGCCTTTGCCTCCGCGGCAAGACCTCAACGCCCCCGACCTCTATATCCCCA CAATGGCCTTCATCACCTACGTGCTGCTGGCTGGGATGGCGCTGGGCATTCAGAAAAG GATGATCCTCAGCATTCTCACGGGCCTGCTCTTCGGCAGCGATGGCTACTACGTGGCGCTGGCCTGGACTTCATCCGCGCTCATGTACTTCATC CTTCAGCCCTCTCCTTTATTCCAGGTGCGCTCTTTGCGAACAGCAGCCCTGGGCCCCGACAGCATGGGGGGCCCGGCCCCCCGGCAACGTCTCCAGCTCTACCTGACTCTGGGAGCTGCAGCCTTTCAGCCCCTCATGATATACTGGCTGACCTTCCACCTGGTCCGGTGA
- the YIF1A gene encoding protein YIF1A isoform X1 produces MLGIPVTYSGTYKPTGSKHRARAAPDPPPLFDDTSGGYSSQPGGYPAPGADVAFNVNHLIGDPVANMAMAYGGSIASHGKDMVHKELHRFVSVNKLKYFFAVDTAYVAKKLGLLVFPYTHQNWEVQYSRDVPLPPRQDLNAPDLYIPTMAFITYVLLAGMALGIQKRFSPEVLGLCASTALVWVVMEVLALLLGIYLATVRSDLSTFHLLAYSGYKYVGMILSILTGLLFGSDGYYVALAWTSSALMYFILQPSPLFQVRSLRTAALGPDSMGGPAPRQRLQLYLTLGAAAFQPLMIYWLTFHLVR; encoded by the exons ATGCTTGGTATTCCTGTCACCTACTCTGGTACCTACAAACCCACAGGCTCCAAGCACAGGGCCCGGGCAGCTCCGGATCCCCCTCCCCTCTTCGATGACACAAGCGGTGGTTACTCCAGCCAGCCGGGGGGATACCCAGCCCCAGGAGCCGACGTGGCCTTCAATGTCAACCACTTGATTGGGGACCCAGTGGCCAACATGGCTATGGCCTATGGCGGCTCCATCGCATCCCATGGGAAGGACATGGTGCACAAGGAG ctgCACCGTTTTGTGTCTGTGAACAAACTCAAGTATTTTTTCGCTGTGGACACAGCCTATGTGGCCAAGAAGCTAGGGCTACTGGTTTTCCCCTACACACACCAG aaCTGGGAAGTGCAGTACAGTCGTGATGTGCCTTTGCCTCCGCGGCAAGACCTCAACGCCCCCGACCTCTATATCCCCA CAATGGCCTTCATCACCTACGTGCTGCTGGCTGGGATGGCGCTGGGCATTCAGAAAAG GTTCTCCCCAGAGGTGCtgggcctgtgtgcaagcacagcaCTGGTGTGGGTTGTGATGGAGGTGCTAGCTCTGCTCCTGGGCATCTACCTGGCCACCGTGCGCAGCGACCTGAGCACCTTCCACCTGCTGGCCTACAGCGGCTACAAATATGTGGG GATGATCCTCAGCATTCTCACGGGCCTGCTCTTCGGCAGCGATGGCTACTACGTGGCGCTGGCCTGGACTTCATCCGCGCTCATGTACTTCATC CTTCAGCCCTCTCCTTTATTCCAGGTGCGCTCTTTGCGAACAGCAGCCCTGGGCCCCGACAGCATGGGGGGCCCGGCCCCCCGGCAACGTCTCCAGCTCTACCTGACTCTGGGAGCTGCAGCCTTTCAGCCCCTCATGATATACTGGCTGACCTTCCACCTGGTCCGGTGA